A single genomic interval of Longimicrobium sp. harbors:
- a CDS encoding LeuA family protein: MQESELIHDWNCVEGCFDYSTRRGVQLNDETLRDGLQSPSVTDPTIEEKVRLLHLMSELGIASADIGLPGAGPRAVRDVEALAREIADHRLPIEPNCAARTVRADLQPIIDISQRVGIAIEAATFIGSSPIRQYAEDWTLDRMLHATEDAVGFSVQNGLPVMYVTEDTTRARPEVLKKLYQTAIECGARRICLADTVGHATPHGVRRLVRFIRQEVVEPSGEDVKIDWHGHRDRGLAIPNCLAAIEEGAHRIHGTALGIGERCGNAEMDLLLVNLKLLGLHDRDVSKLNEYVQLAADACRVPIAYNWPVFGEDAFRTGTGVHAAAIVKAEAKGDAWLADRIYSGVPAGWFGLSQKIEIGHMSGISNVRYWLKAHGFDGADDGLANHVFDAAKKCDHTFTDAEVLALCAEYADTRQPAAVG, translated from the coding sequence ATGCAGGAAAGCGAGCTGATCCACGACTGGAACTGCGTTGAAGGCTGCTTCGACTACTCCACCCGCCGCGGCGTGCAGCTGAACGACGAGACGCTGCGCGACGGGCTGCAGTCGCCCTCGGTGACCGACCCCACCATCGAGGAGAAGGTCCGGCTGCTGCACCTGATGTCGGAGCTGGGCATCGCCTCGGCCGACATCGGCCTTCCCGGCGCCGGCCCTCGCGCGGTGCGCGACGTGGAGGCGCTCGCCCGCGAGATCGCCGACCACCGCCTTCCCATCGAGCCCAACTGCGCCGCGCGGACGGTGCGCGCCGACTTGCAGCCCATCATCGACATCTCGCAGCGGGTGGGGATCGCGATCGAGGCGGCGACGTTCATCGGCAGCTCGCCCATCCGCCAGTACGCCGAGGACTGGACGCTCGACCGGATGCTCCATGCCACCGAGGACGCCGTCGGCTTCTCGGTTCAGAACGGGCTGCCGGTGATGTACGTGACCGAGGACACCACCCGCGCCCGGCCGGAGGTGCTCAAGAAACTGTATCAGACCGCCATCGAGTGCGGCGCGCGGCGGATCTGCCTGGCCGACACGGTGGGGCACGCAACGCCGCACGGCGTCCGCCGGCTGGTGCGCTTCATCCGCCAGGAGGTGGTGGAGCCCAGCGGCGAGGACGTGAAGATCGACTGGCACGGCCACCGCGACCGCGGGTTGGCCATCCCCAACTGCCTGGCGGCCATCGAGGAGGGCGCGCACCGCATCCACGGCACCGCGCTGGGGATCGGCGAGCGCTGCGGCAACGCGGAGATGGACCTGCTGCTCGTCAACCTCAAGCTCCTGGGGCTCCACGACCGGGACGTGTCGAAGCTGAACGAGTACGTGCAGCTGGCCGCCGACGCCTGCCGCGTTCCCATCGCCTACAACTGGCCGGTGTTCGGCGAGGACGCGTTCCGCACGGGCACGGGGGTGCACGCCGCGGCCATCGTCAAGGCCGAGGCCAAGGGCGACGCCTGGCTGGCCGACCGCATCTACTCGGGCGTTCCCGCCGGGTGGTTCGGGCTGAGCCAGAAGATCGAGATCGGCCACATGAGCGGCATCTCCAACGTGCGCTACTGGCTGAAGGCGCACGGGTTCGACGGCGCCGACGACGGCCTGGCGAACCACGTGTTCGACGCCGCCAAGAAGTGCGACCACACCTTCACCGACGCCGAGGTGCTGGCCCTCTGCGCGGAGTACGCCGATACGCGCCAGCCCGCGGCGGTGGGGTGA
- a CDS encoding M20/M25/M40 family metallo-hydrolase: MPSTPAVPLLSDARLKPVRALAHETDADTLHDQLELVSIPAPPFGEDTRAARLVERFREIGLADVRRDGEGNVLGAIPGANGDPRPVVVAAHLDTVFPAGTDLSLRRENGRIYAPGITDNARGLAGMLAVARVLARTGVRPHRPVVFVGTVGEEGAGDLRGVKHLFAGEGELRRAAAFIALDGSGLRRIVHRAIGSRRLRVEVAGPGGHSWADRGAPNPIVALGAAVSEIATLALPEPSRTALTVARIGGGTSINAIPDGAWMELDMRSEAPGVLPRLEESVRGVLARVVDEENATRRKGTEPLAAAITVIGDRPSGETQPREPLVQAASAITYGLGQRPELVGSSTDANVPMALGIPSIAIGVGGDSGGIHTTDEWYSNENGALGVERALLIILAAAGVQA, from the coding sequence ATGCCCTCGACGCCGGCGGTTCCCCTGCTTTCCGACGCCCGCCTGAAGCCCGTCCGCGCGCTCGCGCACGAGACCGACGCCGACACGCTGCACGACCAGCTCGAGCTGGTGTCCATCCCCGCCCCGCCCTTCGGCGAGGATACGCGCGCCGCCCGGCTGGTCGAGCGCTTCCGCGAGATCGGGCTGGCCGACGTGCGCCGCGACGGCGAGGGAAACGTGCTCGGCGCCATCCCCGGCGCGAACGGCGACCCGCGGCCCGTGGTCGTGGCCGCGCACCTCGACACCGTCTTCCCCGCGGGAACGGACCTGTCGCTCCGGCGCGAGAACGGGCGCATCTACGCGCCGGGGATCACCGACAACGCGCGCGGGCTGGCGGGGATGCTGGCCGTGGCGCGCGTGCTGGCGCGGACGGGCGTGCGGCCGCATCGCCCCGTGGTGTTCGTCGGCACCGTGGGCGAGGAGGGCGCGGGCGACCTGCGCGGCGTGAAGCACCTCTTCGCCGGCGAGGGCGAGCTGCGGCGGGCGGCGGCGTTCATCGCGCTGGACGGGTCGGGGCTGCGCCGCATCGTGCACCGCGCCATCGGCTCGCGGCGGCTGCGGGTGGAGGTGGCGGGGCCGGGCGGGCACTCGTGGGCGGACCGCGGCGCGCCCAACCCCATCGTGGCGCTCGGCGCGGCGGTGTCGGAGATCGCCACGCTGGCGCTCCCCGAGCCGTCTCGCACGGCGCTGACGGTAGCGCGGATCGGCGGCGGCACCAGCATCAACGCCATCCCCGACGGCGCGTGGATGGAGCTGGACATGCGCAGCGAGGCGCCCGGCGTGCTCCCGCGCTTGGAGGAGAGCGTGCGCGGCGTCCTGGCCCGCGTGGTCGACGAGGAGAACGCCACGCGGCGGAAGGGAACGGAGCCGCTGGCGGCCGCCATCACCGTCATCGGCGACCGCCCCAGCGGCGAGACGCAGCCGCGCGAGCCGCTGGTGCAGGCGGCGTCGGCCATCACCTACGGCCTGGGGCAGCGGCCGGAGCTGGTCGGCTCGTCGACCGACGCGAACGTGCCGATGGCGCTCGGCATCCCCTCCATCGCCATCGGCGTGGGCGGCGACTCGGGCGGCATCCACACCACCGACGAGTGGTACAGCAACGAGAACGGCGCCCTCGGCGTCGAGCGCGCCCTCCTCATCATCCTCGCCGCCGCTGGCGTGCAGGCGTAG
- a CDS encoding ArsC/Spx/MgsR family protein produces MAAAKDDGAVDVYWLPYCTTCQKAVTRLQEKGIPVRAYRNLKEQPLSEDEVRALAAKVGGVEKLFSKRAMKFRQMGLHERDVSEDEMVRLMAQEYTFVTRPVLVRGERATAGFSAKRVDELVAEA; encoded by the coding sequence ATGGCGGCCGCGAAGGACGACGGCGCGGTCGACGTCTACTGGCTTCCGTACTGCACCACCTGCCAGAAGGCCGTCACCCGCCTGCAGGAGAAGGGCATCCCGGTCCGCGCCTATCGCAATCTCAAGGAGCAGCCGCTGTCGGAGGACGAGGTCCGCGCGCTCGCGGCGAAGGTGGGCGGCGTGGAGAAGCTGTTCTCAAAGCGCGCGATGAAGTTCCGCCAGATGGGCCTGCACGAGCGCGACGTCTCCGAGGACGAGATGGTGCGGCTGATGGCGCAGGAGTACACCTTCGTCACCCGCCCCGTCCTCGTCCGCGGTGAGCGCGCCACGGCGGGGTTCTCAGCGAAGCGGGTGGACGAACTCGTCGCCGAAGCATGA